A region of Longimicrobium sp. DNA encodes the following proteins:
- a CDS encoding type II toxin-antitoxin system Phd/YefM family antitoxin — translation MSSTVNLYEAKTHLSQLVERAAAGEEIIIAKAGRPVARLMPLPPPSASRVPGALKGQIWISDDFDDPLPPDILATFNGETTGDEVS, via the coding sequence ATGAGCTCCACCGTGAACCTCTACGAGGCGAAGACACACCTCTCGCAGCTCGTGGAGCGCGCCGCCGCCGGCGAGGAGATCATCATCGCGAAGGCCGGCCGCCCGGTCGCCCGGCTGATGCCCCTCCCCCCGCCATCGGCCTCCCGCGTTCCAGGAGCGCTGAAAGGGCAGATCTGGATCTCGGACGACTTCGACGATCCGCTTCCGCCAGACATCCTCGCCACCTTCAACGGCGAGACCACCGGCGACGAGGTGTCGTGA
- a CDS encoding type II toxin-antitoxin system VapC family toxin has product MRLLLDTHVLLWWSTDSPRLQESARDAIRSAGRVVVSAASAWEAAIKAGAGKLTLNVPFEAVAEVNGFEKLPITFAHAAAVATLPEHHRDPFDRMLVAQARTEGLTLVTHDRALEPYGIPILWT; this is encoded by the coding sequence GTGAGACTACTCCTCGATACGCACGTCCTGCTCTGGTGGAGCACCGACTCCCCTCGACTCCAAGAGAGCGCGCGCGACGCGATCCGGAGCGCGGGACGCGTCGTGGTGAGCGCGGCGTCGGCCTGGGAGGCGGCTATTAAAGCGGGAGCCGGGAAGTTGACCTTGAACGTGCCGTTCGAGGCGGTCGCGGAGGTGAACGGATTCGAGAAGCTGCCGATCACATTCGCGCACGCCGCCGCGGTCGCCACGCTCCCGGAGCACCACCGAGACCCTTTCGACCGCATGCTCGTGGCGCAGGCACGGACGGAGGGCCTCACGCTAGTGACACACGACCGCGCGCTGGAGCCGTACGGAATCCCGATCCTCTGGACGTAG
- the infC gene encoding translation initiation factor IF-3, translated as MNRQIRISPVRVISPEGEQLGILPIERAQEIAEEQGLDLVEVAPLARPPVCRIMDYGKFKYEEQRQQREARKKQHHVQIKEVKMRPGIEDHDYDFKLRHARRFLEEGNKVKLTMMFRGRQMAHPEFGRQVLDRVSVALQDISKVESHPMMEGRSMVMMIAPLKPPSSPSGGSDRPAPANPGGDDRPAPAAAGASQRPAPVAPRAPERPAPPAAESK; from the coding sequence GTGAATCGGCAGATCCGTATCAGCCCCGTCCGGGTGATCAGCCCGGAAGGCGAGCAGCTCGGGATCCTGCCGATCGAACGGGCGCAGGAGATCGCGGAAGAGCAGGGGCTGGACCTGGTGGAAGTCGCACCGCTGGCCCGGCCGCCGGTCTGCCGCATCATGGACTACGGCAAGTTCAAGTACGAGGAGCAGCGCCAGCAGCGCGAGGCGCGCAAGAAGCAGCACCACGTACAGATCAAAGAAGTCAAGATGCGTCCCGGGATCGAGGACCACGACTACGACTTCAAGCTCCGCCACGCCCGCCGCTTCCTCGAAGAGGGGAACAAGGTCAAGCTGACCATGATGTTCCGCGGGCGCCAGATGGCCCATCCCGAGTTCGGCCGCCAGGTGCTGGACCGCGTGTCGGTGGCGCTCCAGGACATCAGCAAGGTAGAGTCGCACCCGATGATGGAAGGGCGCAGCATGGTGATGATGATCGCGCCGCTGAAGCCTCCCTCCAGCCCGTCTGGAGGTTCCGATCGGCCCGCCCCCGCGAACCCGGGAGGGGACGATCGCCCCGCACCCGCGGCAGCGGGTGCATCTCAACGGCCCGCGCCGGTTGCGCCGCGGGCTCCCGAACGACCCGCGCCGCCCGCGGCCGAGTCGAAATAA